The Amylolactobacillus amylophilus DSM 20533 = JCM 1125 genome contains a region encoding:
- the truA gene encoding tRNA pseudouridine(38-40) synthase TruA, which translates to MTRYKMTMAYDGHLFHGFQKQIKDRTVQETVEKALFKMTKGKEVAVHGSGRTDAGVHAKGQVIHFDYPGNIPPQNMIRALNSMMPLDTIFLAGAIVDANFHAQFDTIGKWYRYRVDLGRYTDPFKRFYTGHYPYPVDIERIKLALPALLGEHDFTSFAASGGVIKNKVRTIYYANVEYDEGQNEFIFDFVGNGFLYNMVRILVATALEIGNGRRPIDDFKRLIMVRDRNEARATAPASGLYLQEVYYDEIPEQFRLK; encoded by the coding sequence ATGACAAGATATAAGATGACGATGGCTTATGACGGCCATCTTTTTCATGGCTTCCAGAAGCAGATAAAAGATCGCACGGTCCAAGAGACTGTCGAAAAAGCACTATTCAAAATGACGAAGGGGAAAGAAGTGGCTGTTCACGGCTCGGGCCGAACCGATGCAGGAGTACACGCAAAGGGACAAGTAATTCACTTTGATTACCCGGGAAATATTCCACCACAGAATATGATTAGGGCGCTAAATAGTATGATGCCACTCGATACCATCTTCTTGGCGGGGGCAATCGTCGATGCAAACTTTCACGCCCAGTTTGATACGATTGGTAAATGGTATCGTTATCGTGTTGACCTCGGGCGTTACACCGATCCCTTCAAGCGATTCTATACGGGTCATTATCCGTATCCTGTCGACATTGAACGCATTAAATTAGCTTTGCCCGCATTACTTGGAGAACACGATTTCACGAGTTTTGCAGCGAGCGGTGGTGTAATCAAGAACAAGGTACGGACGATTTATTATGCAAACGTCGAATATGATGAGGGACAAAATGAGTTCATCTTCGACTTTGTCGGAAATGGCTTCTTGTATAATATGGTACGGATTCTGGTTGCCACAGCGCTTGAAATAGGCAATGGTAGAAGACCAATTGATGATTTCAAGCGGTTAATTATGGTCCGTGATAGAAATGAGGCGAGAGCAACGGCACCAGCGAGTGGACTTTATCTGCAGGAAGTCTACTATGATGAAATTCCAGAGCAATTTCGGTTGAAATAA
- a CDS encoding energy-coupling factor transporter transmembrane component T family protein → MDKLILGRFIPGDSIVYKMDPRGKLLATFFFIGIIFLANNWLTYLIVTLFSLAAVVATRISLKVFWRGVRPMIWLILFTSALQVFFTAGGQTYYHWGIITISEFGLINGFYIFLRFVLIILISTVLTLTTPPLSIADAMESLLKPLKVIHFPVTQIALVMSIALRFVPTLMDETVKIMNAQRARGVDFGEGNLFKQMKSIIPLLIPLFVNSLKIAFDLSQAMESRGYQGGDGRTKYRILQWHWLDLINLGYFALMTGLLIIFRTH, encoded by the coding sequence ATGGATAAACTTATCTTAGGACGCTTTATCCCAGGTGATTCGATTGTTTACAAGATGGATCCCCGGGGTAAGTTGTTAGCAACATTCTTCTTCATTGGTATTATATTTCTCGCGAATAATTGGCTTACATACCTTATTGTCACGCTTTTTTCACTGGCGGCCGTTGTTGCGACGAGAATCTCACTCAAGGTATTCTGGCGTGGGGTGCGGCCGATGATTTGGTTAATCCTCTTTACAAGTGCACTGCAGGTCTTCTTTACTGCTGGCGGCCAAACCTACTATCACTGGGGGATCATTACAATTTCAGAATTTGGACTAATTAACGGCTTCTATATTTTCCTCCGGTTCGTCTTAATTATCTTGATTTCTACCGTATTGACGCTCACAACGCCACCGTTATCGATTGCTGATGCCATGGAATCTTTGTTGAAACCATTGAAGGTAATTCACTTTCCGGTCACCCAGATCGCACTAGTGATGTCCATTGCGCTCCGCTTCGTTCCGACGTTGATGGACGAGACGGTTAAAATCATGAATGCACAGCGTGCACGTGGTGTGGACTTCGGTGAGGGTAATCTTTTCAAACAGATGAAGTCGATCATTCCACTCTTAATTCCATTATTTGTGAATAGCTTAAAGATAGCTTTCGACCTGTCACAGGCGATGGAATCAAGAGGCTATCAAGGCGGCGACGGAAGGACAAAATACAGGATTCTCCAATGGCATTGGCTCGATTTAATCAATTTAGGCTACTTTGCGCTGATGACTGGCTTACTAATTATTTTTAGGACACATTAA
- a CDS encoding energy-coupling factor transporter ATPase, whose amino-acid sequence MEIKFEHVDFTYAPNTPMAKKGLQDVSFTLKENSFVAVIGHTGSGKSTLLQHFNALLKPTAGTIRIAGFEINKDTTNKSLKALRKQVGMVFQFPENQLFEETVLRDIAFGPKNFGVLEKEAMQLAQTWLERVGLSEEVAEQTPFDLSGGQMRRVAIAGVLASEPDVLLLDEPAAGLDPRGRFEMMKIFTDYQAAGHTVILITHNMDDVAYYADDVLVLEKGELLLHDTPERVFADRDWLTAHHLDEPTASNYGRVLSRRGFEFSKNPLTLTSLTQQIVQNLDKG is encoded by the coding sequence GTGGAAATTAAATTCGAACATGTAGACTTCACCTATGCACCCAACACGCCGATGGCTAAGAAAGGGTTACAGGACGTAAGTTTCACACTCAAAGAGAACAGTTTTGTGGCCGTAATTGGTCATACCGGTAGCGGTAAATCCACCCTGCTACAGCATTTTAATGCGCTACTGAAGCCGACCGCCGGCACAATTAGAATTGCTGGTTTTGAAATCAATAAGGATACGACCAATAAGAGCCTGAAGGCCCTACGCAAACAAGTAGGCATGGTCTTTCAATTTCCTGAGAACCAATTATTCGAGGAGACGGTGCTGCGTGATATTGCCTTTGGTCCGAAAAACTTTGGTGTACTAGAGAAAGAGGCAATGCAACTTGCACAAACATGGCTAGAACGGGTTGGCCTATCAGAAGAGGTTGCAGAGCAGACACCGTTTGATCTGTCCGGTGGGCAGATGCGCCGCGTGGCGATTGCCGGTGTACTGGCGAGCGAACCGGACGTTTTGTTATTGGATGAACCCGCGGCTGGGCTGGATCCAAGGGGACGTTTCGAAATGATGAAAATTTTCACTGATTACCAAGCAGCGGGCCATACTGTTATCTTAATCACGCATAACATGGATGATGTGGCCTACTATGCTGACGATGTCCTGGTGCTAGAAAAGGGCGAGCTGCTGCTCCATGACACCCCAGAGCGTGTTTTTGCGGATCGCGATTGGTTGACAGCACATCACTTGGACGAGCCGACAGCCAGCAATTATGGCAGAGTATTGAGCAGGCGGGGTTTTGAGTTTAGCAAGAACCCGCTGACACTCACTAGTTTGACGCAACAGATTGTACAAAATCTCGATAAAGGATAG
- a CDS encoding energy-coupling factor ABC transporter ATP-binding protein: protein MTQKDNIIEVQNVTFTYNEAERPALHDVSLSVQRGSWTAIIGHNGSGKSTLARLLNGLLVPDDEKSKIYIDGIELTDDTVWQIRNDIGIVFQNPDNQFVGATVEDDVAFGMENRGVSRAEMQEVVQRVVADVRMTDFIKSEPARLSGGQKQRVAIAGIIAIKPKIIILDESTSMLDPEGKKDVLDLIRRVKEQNDLTVVSITHDIEEASEADDIIILNDGEIVQTGTPKEIFQQVELIDRMGLEVPFINQLIAQLRANGIDVPLAVTNESELTDYLWKLNSNM from the coding sequence ATGACGCAAAAGGACAATATTATTGAGGTACAAAACGTTACCTTCACTTATAATGAAGCTGAGAGACCAGCACTGCATGATGTATCTTTAAGTGTGCAAAGAGGCAGCTGGACCGCCATCATCGGTCATAATGGTAGTGGTAAGAGTACATTAGCACGTTTATTAAACGGTCTCCTCGTGCCGGATGACGAAAAGTCCAAAATTTATATTGACGGGATTGAGCTGACTGACGACACCGTCTGGCAGATTAGGAATGATATTGGAATTGTCTTTCAGAATCCTGATAATCAGTTCGTTGGAGCGACCGTCGAGGATGATGTCGCTTTTGGGATGGAGAACCGGGGCGTTTCCCGTGCAGAAATGCAGGAAGTGGTCCAACGAGTCGTGGCCGATGTCCGCATGACGGATTTCATTAAGTCCGAGCCGGCACGTTTATCCGGGGGACAGAAGCAGCGAGTGGCCATTGCCGGAATTATCGCCATTAAACCGAAGATTATTATTCTGGATGAATCGACCAGTATGCTTGATCCTGAGGGCAAGAAAGATGTCCTCGACCTAATTAGGCGGGTGAAGGAACAAAATGACCTCACGGTTGTTTCAATCACCCATGACATTGAGGAAGCGAGTGAGGCAGACGATATCATCATCTTGAATGATGGTGAAATAGTTCAAACTGGCACACCAAAAGAGATTTTTCAGCAAGTGGAATTGATTGATCGGATGGGCCTCGAGGTGCCATTCATCAACCAGCTAATTGCCCAGCTGCGGGCCAACGGCATCGATGTTCCGCTTGCAGTAACCAATGAAAGTGAGCTAACAGATTACCTGTGGAAATTAAATTCGAACATGTAG
- the rplQ gene encoding 50S ribosomal protein L17, giving the protein MGYRKLGRNSSQRNAMLRDLTTDLIINERIVTTETRAKEIRKTTEKMITLGKHGDLHSRRQAAAYVRNEIADIREEKDGVVVQSALQKLFSEIAPRYAERNGGYTRMYKMATPRRGDAAPMVIIELV; this is encoded by the coding sequence ATGGGATACCGTAAATTAGGTCGTAATTCATCTCAAAGAAACGCGATGTTGAGAGATTTGACTACTGATTTAATTATCAACGAACGCATTGTCACTACTGAAACTCGTGCTAAAGAGATTCGTAAGACTACCGAGAAGATGATTACACTTGGTAAACATGGTGACTTGCACTCTAGAAGACAAGCTGCAGCTTATGTTCGTAATGAAATTGCTGATATTCGCGAAGAGAAAGATGGTGTTGTGGTACAATCTGCACTCCAAAAACTTTTCAGTGAAATTGCACCTCGTTATGCAGAACGTAATGGTGGTTACACTAGAATGTATAAGATGGCTACACCACGCCGTGGTGACGCCGCACCTATGGTTATTATCGAGTTAGTTTAA
- a CDS encoding DNA-directed RNA polymerase subunit alpha, with amino-acid sequence MIEFEKPSITAVEQDKNYGRFVIEPLERGYGTTLGNSLRRVLLASLPGSAVSYLQIDGVLHEFSTIPGVLEDVTQIILNLKKLTLKSIAADEKLAEIDVEGPATVTAGDLKVDDEVQILNPDQYIATVAEGAHLRMTVAIKQGRGYVPADQNKSDDMPIGVVPVDSLFSPIEKVNYQVEGTRVGRNNDYDKLTMEVWTDGSITPNDALSFGAKILTEHLNVFMNTNLVTEFTDVMVEKEDTKKEKQLEMTIEELDLSVRSYNCLKRAGINTVQELTEKSEADMMRVRNLGRKSLEEVKNKLTDLGLGLRVDD; translated from the coding sequence ATGATAGAATTTGAAAAACCAAGTATTACCGCTGTAGAACAAGATAAAAATTACGGCAGATTCGTAATTGAACCCTTGGAACGTGGTTATGGTACTACTTTAGGAAATTCACTTCGTCGTGTTTTACTAGCTTCTTTACCAGGAAGCGCAGTTAGTTATCTCCAAATTGATGGTGTTTTACATGAATTTTCAACAATTCCTGGTGTATTAGAAGACGTTACACAGATTATTTTGAATCTTAAGAAGCTTACCTTAAAGTCAATCGCGGCTGATGAAAAGTTAGCAGAAATCGATGTAGAAGGTCCCGCAACTGTTACTGCCGGCGATCTTAAAGTTGATGATGAAGTTCAAATTTTGAACCCTGATCAGTACATCGCTACGGTTGCTGAGGGAGCACATCTTCGGATGACTGTTGCCATTAAACAGGGTCGTGGGTATGTTCCAGCGGACCAGAATAAATCCGATGATATGCCGATTGGTGTTGTGCCAGTTGATTCACTATTTTCACCTATCGAAAAGGTTAACTACCAAGTCGAAGGAACCCGTGTTGGACGGAACAACGACTATGATAAGTTAACGATGGAAGTTTGGACGGATGGCTCTATTACACCTAACGATGCATTGAGTTTTGGTGCCAAGATTTTAACCGAACACCTAAACGTGTTTATGAATACAAATCTTGTAACTGAGTTCACTGATGTGATGGTGGAGAAGGAAGATACTAAGAAAGAGAAACAACTCGAGATGACTATCGAAGAGCTTGATCTTTCTGTTAGATCTTACAACTGCTTGAAACGCGCTGGTATTAACACAGTTCAAGAATTAACTGAGAAGTCCGAAGCAGACATGATGCGTGTTAGAAACCTTGGCCGCAAGTCGCTTGAAGAAGTTAAGAACAAGTTAACTGATCTTGGCTTAGGACTACGTGTAGACGATTAA
- the rpsK gene encoding 30S ribosomal protein S11, translating to MAVKKASRKRRVKKHIEKGVAHIHSTFNNTLVMITDVQGNAISWSSAGALGFKGSRKSTPFAAQMAAEAATKQAMEHGMKNVEVSVKGPGSGREAAIRALQATGLEITAIRDVTPVPHNGSRPPKRRRV from the coding sequence ATGGCTGTTAAAAAAGCATCACGCAAACGCCGTGTCAAGAAGCACATCGAAAAAGGTGTTGCTCATATCCATTCAACATTTAACAACACGTTGGTCATGATTACGGACGTTCAAGGTAACGCTATTTCTTGGTCAAGTGCTGGTGCACTTGGATTCAAGGGTAGCCGTAAGTCAACTCCATTTGCCGCACAGATGGCTGCAGAAGCAGCAACTAAGCAGGCTATGGAACATGGCATGAAGAATGTTGAAGTTTCCGTTAAGGGTCCAGGTTCTGGCCGTGAAGCTGCTATCAGAGCTTTACAAGCTACGGGTCTTGAAATTACTGCTATTCGTGACGTAACTCCGGTTCCTCACAATGGTTCAAGACCACCAAAACGTCGTCGTGTTTAG
- the rpsM gene encoding 30S ribosomal protein S13, with translation MARIAGVDLPREKRIVVALTYIFGIGDNTAQKILNAADVSFDVRTKDLTPDQEDKIRVEVDKYRVEGDLRREVSLNIKRLQEIGSYRGIRHRRGLPTRGQNTKNNARTRKGPKVSIAGKKK, from the coding sequence ATGGCTCGTATTGCTGGTGTCGATTTACCAAGAGAAAAGAGAATAGTTGTTGCTTTAACTTATATCTTTGGTATTGGTGATAATACTGCACAAAAAATCTTGAACGCTGCAGATGTATCTTTTGACGTTCGGACAAAAGATCTTACACCTGATCAAGAAGACAAGATTCGTGTCGAAGTTGATAAATACCGTGTTGAAGGTGACTTACGCCGTGAAGTTAGCTTGAACATCAAACGTCTGCAAGAAATCGGTTCATACCGTGGAATTCGCCATCGTCGTGGTTTACCTACACGTGGTCAAAACACTAAGAACAACGCTAGAACTCGTAAGGGTCCTAAGGTTTCTATCGCAGGTAAGAAAAAATAA
- the rpmJ gene encoding 50S ribosomal protein L36: protein MKVRPSVKPMCEHCKVIKRNGRVMIICSANAKHKQRQG, encoded by the coding sequence ATGAAAGTTAGACCATCAGTTAAACCAATGTGTGAACATTGTAAAGTTATCAAAAGAAATGGCCGCGTTATGATTATTTGCTCTGCTAACGCTAAGCACAAACAACGCCAAGGCTAA
- the infA gene encoding translation initiation factor IF-1 — MAKEDVIEVEGKVIDTLPNAMFKVELENGATILAHVSGKIRMHYIKILPGDRVTVELSPYDLTKGRITYRNK; from the coding sequence TTGGCTAAAGAAGATGTCATTGAAGTTGAGGGTAAGGTAATTGATACCTTACCTAATGCTATGTTTAAAGTTGAATTAGAGAACGGAGCAACGATTTTGGCGCACGTGTCGGGTAAGATTCGGATGCATTACATCAAAATTTTACCAGGCGATCGTGTCACAGTTGAATTGTCTCCTTATGATTTAACAAAAGGTAGAATTACCTATCGTAATAAGTAA